CAAGTGCTTTGTAAAGGTCAACCAATTTTGGATTTTAGATTTGCGATTTTGGATTGACCCCGACCACAAGGGTGCCTTGCTCGGGGATTTTAGATTGACGTGCTTCGTAGCGTAAAGCGACGTAGGAGCGTCTTTTAGATTTTTACAAACACATGGGGTCTGCAAGGTGCCCCAAAAATCTAAAATCCAAAATCCAAAATCTAAAATTCGGAGGGTCAATAACAGCAATGTCACAGGCAAAACCTATTTTGGAATTTTGGTTTGGTCATCCCGATAAATCGGGTTATGGCAAACCAAAGGCTGTTTGGTTTAGCAAAAAACCAGAATTTGATCAGGAACTGGTAAGTCGATTTCACCAAGATTATCACAAGGCAGCGGCGGGGCACTTAGATGATTGGCTCGATTTACCCGAAACCTGTCTGGCACTGATTCTGCTGCTAGACCAATTTCCCCGAAATATGTTTCGCGGTACGCCCCAAGCCTTCGCCACTGACTGGGAAGCATTGTCAGCGGCGCACCACGCTGTAGCACAAGGCTATGACCGCGAATTATTGCCTGTGCAACGTTGGTTTATCTATTTACCATTTGAACATAGCGAAAACCTGGAACATCAACGTCGCGGCATCAAGCTATTTCAACAACTAAGTCACGATCCTGAAAGTGCTGCTGCAATTGCCTCTGCGTTTCGTCATATGGAAATAATTCAGCGTTTTGGCCGCTTTCCTCATCGTAATAGCATTTTAGGACGCACCTCAACTGCAGACGAAAAGGAGTTTTTGAAGCAGCCAGGTTCTGCATTTTAATTGTCATTTGTCATTTGTCATTTGTCATTGGTCATTGGTCATTGGTCATTGGTCATACATGTTGGGATAAATATTTGTCGTTGCGGAGCCTTCGGCGCTTGTAGAGAACGCAACGCTTGTAATGACATTTTATAAGCGATCAACCGAACATGATATCATGGCTCCCAATCGCCAATCACCAATCGCCAATCCCCCAGATGTCTATTGGTAAAGATTTGGGACAGATTTACGTTGCGTAATATTGTTTTGTTTATTCCCACCGACTGACTGAGAATGTTAATTAATTTCAGATAACTACCCGGATGCATATAAAGTGAGTGCTTGGTCAGCAACGCTGGGTTCGTCGCTATCAAACCATAATTCATCTAGCTCACTTTCAGTGAAGCTGTAGCCGAGAGTAGCACCAAAACTGATAATCTTAGTTTTGTCCCAATGACAAATTCCGAAAAAGCCTCGGCTACAGCATTTATGATAATATTGCTCGTAAATCTCTGGCTCTGATATCAGTAGGTCATAAAAAGCATTCACCTGTTGTAGTGACATAAACTTGTGGCTCCTGTGATGATGATTTTTGCATCTAGTGAATACTACAACACAGGAACAGTTAATTCCGGTTGGGATGAACAAGCATTCCAGAATTTTAATTGATATTCATGTGTCATATCAAATCCGGTTGATTGCACATGGTATTTGTAAGGGCACAGCAGTGTTCCCTACCCTTTATGTGACCGTAACCGGATTTGGTGTTATTTATGTACGCCAGGAATGACGATTACTTAGATATCTGCTCTAAAATCTAGTATATTTACTATTTAGTTGTTGTTAATCTATCTTTTGTGTACTGATTTCTGTAATAAATATTGATAATTTTGCCTTGTTATGTAAAGTTAAATTACAAAAGTTAGGATTATTAAAAATAATTTTCAAGTAACATACGATTTTAGGTTGTTTCAGAACTACCTAAAACCTGTTACTTGTGATAGAATGATTCTCAAGGATATAGTAACGGGCACGTTTTGACTTTTTTTAGCTGAAACCAAAAGAAGCCCCACATCTTACCCCGAAGGGGAAGTGTGGGATGAATTTTGGGGCAATGACGAAACCATCTCTGACCAATATCAACCGTTAGGTTGATGAGGGAGTGAGGTGGTTGAGGAATTGCCAATATTAGGGCTTGGTAGTTGGTCAATACACTCTTCAATTACCTGAGTCATAGTTTTATCAGACCAAGCAGCGTATAAGCGTACTTTATTTATCCGGTTCTTGCGTACTTAACGTGCTAAATTTTTAATTACAGTCGATAACTTTGTTTTAAAATCAAGGCTTACAGGCGCTTATAGCCAAAATTTTAATCATCAGACCTAAAAGGCAGTAAATAATGGCTGTCATCTTATCCCAGCAAGGAGTTCAAGCTTATTTTTCAACATATTTAGCACGCTAAGTACGCAAGAACCGATTCTTTAAGAGTTCCAAAACCTGCTCGTGCTGCGGTCATGTTCAGGACGAGTTAACGCTCGATATCCGTGAATGGGATTGTCCATCATGCCAAACTCATCATGACCGTGATGGTAACGCAGCACTGAACATCAGAAATGAAGGAGTTCGGATATTAAAAAATGGCGGAGGGAACCCCGTTATTGCCATGCCGAGGCGGAGTAAGACTAATAAGCCCAAAGGTGGAAAAGCATCTGTCAATGAAGCTGGAAGCCTACACTGTACCGTCAGGTCAGTGTAGGTAGTTCACATGCGTTTACCCTGAATCTATGTCCGTCTCAATATCACCGTTTAGTCCCAATTCTTGCAATGCCACTTTAGTTTCTTCAATCTTCTGAGTTGAAACATCTCCCTCAACAGAAATTGACACATTTAAAGTCAATTTCAAATCTTTATTCGCAGCAAACTTGCTAAGAACTCTTGTGTAGAAGTTCATCCACTTTTGAGGTGTAATTGCGCCATTCCATTTCAGCACTCGCGCTGATGGTGGTGGGGTAATAATTTCTGTTGGTTTAGTAGCAGTGTCTATTACATATGGGGTGGTTTTATCTTTCACCACATTGGTACTAGAAGCAGTTATGCTGACCGTGGTAGCAGGGGTATTAGTGGTAGTTTCCTCGTTAATTGTCTGAGATGATGGGGTTGGCGTGTCAGCAACACTTTCCGATTCGGCTTTTTTGTAAGCTTCCGCAGTCTCCTGGGTGATGATGAATACATCATCAGAGATTTCTACATCGGCAGCACTAATGCTGCATTGGTACTGAAACGGCTCATATTTAGCATCGCCAGTTTTACCAACATAGGCGAGGATACCATCTCTCACACCACGGGCGATCGCCTCTTTTACCCCATCCCCATTCAACAATCGGGGAAACAGTGGTGAAGCGAAAAAGGCATCACGGACAGCTTTGGTACTCCATTCTGTAAATGCAGGCGACCAGTTGCGTACTATAAAGCGAGGGCTGACGCTATCTTCAACATCCCCATCCTGGCGCAAACGGTTGACAATCAACTCAACCATATTCCGTGCCATACTGGATGTTACCATACCTAAGTCTACAGTGCGGATTTTGTTATCTTTACCTAGCAGTGCAATATTTTTGTAGGAACGCCACACACATTCTTTTAAGTCACGTTCCGCTTTTTTGAGGTTTTCATCCAATTGGCGTTTTTGGTAATCGTCTAAACGTTCGCGTTCTTCATCGCGGATGTCTTCCCATGCCAATAGCTTACGGGTTTCGTCCCTGAGTTGGGTGTCTGAGTCGGCGATCGCCCAAATTATGGCACTCTTAAAAGTACGGTCTGATGTGCCATACTCCCGTGTCATCAATTCCACAAATTTGACAGTTTCGCTGTCTTGCAGGGAATGCTCAGGTGCTAGTATAGCCAGTGTCAGCACTGGGCGGTTGGGAACAGCACTGGAATTTTCGGGAAAATAATTTAGTTGAATTCCCTGACTGGGAAGGAAAACTTTTTGAATTTCGGCTCTGACTCGGTTGCTAATTCTGGCTGCTTGAACATTAGCACGACGGTCTGCCAGAATTTTATTTAAGTTGGGAGATAGACTAAATCGGTATTTGTTTTTCTCTATCGAGAGATAATAGCAGTCAGTGGAAAGTGTTTCTAAAACGGTTTCCACATTCCCAATATCCAAGGATGGTTCTGCTACTGCTAGCCGAATTTCTGGAATTGTGGCTTCTGTGCGAGTACAACCACCGTTAGATTCAAAAAATATGGTTGTTGTTACCTTGCGGTGCAGCCGTGCTTTTTTAATCACGTCCACAGCTTCCGCATCTAAGCGCACTGCATGGGAATCTCTTTTACCACAGATATCTGTTGTCACTGCACCTTCTAAACGGGTTTCGCCTAATTGTTCAAATACTGCGGCTCGAAATTGGGGGTCATCCAGTGGTGCAGTGCCTAAACTAACTAAAAAGTCTCTGTCTGCTACTTTATATCCTTGCTGATAAGCATTTGATACCCACAGTGCCAGAAGTCGCAGTACTCCCCTGGTGCGTTGGAAACGGGGTAAGGCTTGCCACTTGCGCTCAAATACAGATAGTACTGTGGGGTGAAAAGGGTAAGTGGCGTAAAATGCTTCACGAGCGTTATCTAAAGGAAACCAACTCGGAAGTGAGGCGCGGTGTTCAACTACCCAATCGGCGTATTCATTGCAGGTGTTAATTGCATCTTTGGGTAAGATAATTCTGCCATCTGCGGTGACAGCGCCAGGTTCCCATTCAAACAGGCGACGGCGAATAATTTCGGAGGTTTCCGACTCGGCGGACATGATTATCGCTTTACCCACGCGATCGAGCATTTTCTTGAAACGTTGCTCATCCGCTTCATCCTCGGTGGTATATTCCATCTCAGAAGCGGGAATTGAAACCACTAACACCACATTATCTAAACTTCTCGCGGTTTCCGAAAGTGACTGAATAAAGTTGTATAGGTAGTTATTAAAACCCTTACGGCGATAGGTACTAACATAATTAATAATTTCATCCATTAATATCAGGCAGGGTTTATCTTTGGGAAGAAATTTGCGGATAACATCGCCTTTGGGTTCAATAAATTCAGCTTCGTGTTCTGCAAGCACAGCTAAAGCTTCTGCACCGCCTAACTGGTAAGCAATTTCTCCCCAGGGTGTTTTGCGGAGGGGTGTACCATCGTCACCACCGCGTCCCTGAATAGAATCAAATTCTGTACCAACAAAAACAGCAACTGCTGCTTCTGGGATTGAGGAAACTCCCGCTTTTTGCAGTATTTTTTGGACTCCCGTCCAGTTGTTAGCTGCTGCACCTTGTTTGGCTAAGTGATAAAGCAGGGTGAGGGCGTGGGTTTTACCGCCCCCGAATTGGGTAGCGAGGTTAAATACTGCCGAGGTTTCTGTTTTCTCGCCGCTGAGACGGCGCACTACTTGGGCAGCTAAGTCGGTTAAATATTTAGTGAGATAAGTACGGTCAAAAAATCTGGCTGGTTCTTTATAATCAGGAGGGGCGGTTTCGTCTCGTACCTTGTCGAGGTGGACAGCGAACTCAGAAGCATCAAGAGGTTTCCCTTCCCGCAAGTCTTCACGGGGGGTTAAACCGTCAATTTTGTACCAAGGTTTGAGTGCTGCCATCGTTTATTCCCCTACTAATGCCAGTGCTTGATTCATCACTCGGTCGGACAAATACATTCCACAGAGGCGCAGTTGTTCTAAAACCGGACGCGCTGCTGGAATTGCTCCCCGTTGTTTGGCGGTAAGAACTATACCTAGAGTTCCCCGAACTGGAATTCCCAAAGCTACTGCACAACGACGGGCGGCTAAGTCATCCAGTATTACCTCAGTGCCAGTATTTACATAAGCCCACGTTAACACAGCTGATTCACCAGGGCCTAAATCCCAACTCTGAATAATTGGTGGAACAGGGGGTGTAGCAACCACTACCAGCCAGGAAGTTGCCGCCAGCGCCATTGCAGTTAGGTCTGTCTGCCCGTATGCTTGAATTTCAGTAGCGACAGCTTGGGGGACAATAATTTCTGGACTGACTATCTGCAACAGGTGGAGAAAGCCACCCTTGGTCAAAAAAATCAGTGGAGAGGTATTAATTGCAGGACTTATGGCGAAGCCACGTAAACTATCAGCCACGGTTTAATTCTTGTTGCAAGTCATCAAAGTCTACAGTAAAAACATCTACTTGCTCACGGGCAAGGGCTGCAAGAAAATCGCGGCGGTTTAAACCTGCAATTTGGGCAGCTTTTTCCTGGGAAACTTCACCCTTTTGATACCAGTAGATAGCCGCAGCTAGGCGCATATCACGCACAAAGTCATCTGGGGGAAGACGACGGGCTGAAAATATTTCTGGGGGTAAGTCTATGTCTATTTTTGTCATATTATTTAGCTTAAACAGCAAGAAGCCCCGCACCATACACTTCGTGTTGGTGTCGGGATGAATTGCGCGACAAAAAGGAGACGCCATTCAATCAATTTTTACCGCAGGTGAAACAGATTGAATGGCAGTCGAGTTTTTGTCAATTTCTGGATTCGGTAGTGAATCGATAAATTCTTCTAAAACTTGTGTCATTGTTTTATCAACTTGTATTGAATATAACTGCAACTTATTATATCTACGTTCAGACATCCTTAACCCTAATCTTTTTCATGATGGCTGTACATTGTTCGTACATTCATGCTAGCATATAACAAGTTAAGTGAGAGGTCGAATCACGATGAAAACAACTTACCAGTATCAGGTTTACCCAGATACTAATCAAAAGATAGAGCTTAACGAGTGGTTAAGAATATCTCGTTATTGGTACAACCGACAATTGGGTGAGCGGTTTTCATGGTGGCAGAACAATCACTTGCAGCTAAAAGCGTTTCCTTTTTGGAAAGACACTTTCCCTGGTTTATTTGAGCGGCCAAGTTACTACTCTCAAAAGTTGCAATTACCAGAAATAAAGAAAGATTTTATCAAGGTAATGCATAGTGGAGAGTTACTAGATTTTTCTCGTGTTGATTCAACTGTTTTGCAAGATATTTGTAAGCGAGTTGATAAGGCTTTTGAAAGGTTTATAGTTGGTGATAAAAAGGGTAAGCGTTCGGGTAAGCCACGTTTTAAAACAGCAGCTAGTTTTGGCACAATGACTTTTGCAAGTGCTAAAGATGATTGGATTAAACTAGTTCGGAAAAACTGGTTATATCTAAGATTACCTAAATTGGGTGTTGTACAAGTCAGAATGCATCGACCTTTGCCCAGTGGTTTTAAACTTAAACAAATCAGCGTAACCAAAAAAGTAGATGGTTGGTATATCCAGATGTGTCTGGAAGATACCTCTGTACCTGATTTTAATCGGCTCTTGCGTGTATAGCGTGCTTAATTATTAATGAAAGTCGATTAAATTGCTTTAATAACAAGGCTTATAGGCGTTTATAATTTGATTTTTAGTAACAGTAGCTCAAATACAAAAAATAATGGCTTTTATCGGAGCCAGGCAAGGGTTTCAAACTTATTTTTTAACAAATTCAGCACGCTAAGTACGCAAGAACCATTAATTCCATGAATTCTGTATGCAAATTACCTACAGCATCACCTAATATTCGTTGTTTAGAAATTGTCCGTATTTGCTGGGCTTGAATTTTAGAAGGTTTGGATAAACCACTATCTTCTGGATTTAGCAACACTTCAAAGGGATAAACACGACTAACATTAGAAGTAAGCGGTAAAATTGTCACCGTAGTAGCAGCATTGTTATTAGCATCATTACTGACTATTAGCACCGGACGGCGTTTATCCATTTCGGAACCTACAGAGGGGCTAAGGTTAGCAAAGTAAATTTCACCACGTTTCATCTGTGAGTCCATCCCCAATAGTTATTTCCCAATTTGGGTCATTTTGTGCTGATGCTTCTCGATATGCTTGTTCTAATTCTTGATTTCGCAATAAATCTAAAGCTAATTCAATAACTTGGGAACGAGATTTACACCCCTTACTAATTTTGTAGTTCTCAACAAACTGCATTAAAGATGTTGGTAAGGAAATTGAGATTTTTTCTGTTTGCATGGTATGACCATCAACTAATCCATTTCTTCTTACCTTACAGTAGCATAAATAGTATTCTGCAACTTTCCTCCTATTTAGAAACCGAGTCCTTTCTTTCTGGCTAATACACCATCCACCCAGCGTTTTTCATCTGTACCGTTGGGGTACAATGCTGAGAGAGCCTGGGCTAATCGCCAAAAGCGTTGGTCTGTGCCAGCCCCTTCTTCTACCAAAAAGCGTTTGAGGGCTTCACTGCGTCCAGCTGCAAATAAAATCATACTTTGGTGAATGCGGTCTAATGTGGTATTACCCAATTGAGGTACGTTTTTTTCTCCCCAATCATTGTCTTCGTCTTCATTGCTACCAGCGATATCAAAGAGGCTGAGTTGTTTAACATCTTTCTTTTTCCGTTTGGTAGGGGCTTGGGCTTCTTCTTTGCCAAAAAGGTAGTTGGTGCGTTCTGATACAGGGAGGAGTCGGGCTTTGTCGCCTTTGACTTCCACTAGGCGGTTGAGATTTTCTAGATGTGCGCCGAGTCCTTGGGCGATTTTTCGGGCTGCATCAAATTCTAAGATGTAGCCGCTAGTTTTGCTGGATTTACTAGAAGTTTCTTCATCGTCTTCGTCGTCGGCTTCGGTTTCGCTGCTGTCGTTGGTGTTATCAGTGCTACCAGTGGAGAGTGTCCAAAACCACATGGCGGTGAGGCGGGCATCTTCTTCAAAGCCTGTGGCATCTGCACCGGAGAAAATCATGCCAAGGGCTTCTTTGGAGACTGCTGCCCAGACGTATTCGAGGTATTCTTTGAGGGTGACTTGTTCGCCGCTGGCTTTTTCGACGCTGGAGTAGCGGGAGAAGATTTCAAGGGCGGGGCCAAGACAGGCGAAGATGGCATCAGCGCCAACTACGCCTTCTGCGGCGAGGCGAGGCATCCATTCGTGGATGCGTTGGGGGAGTTCTTGCAGCACATCGCGCCAGTCGCCGATTTCTTCGCGGAGAGTGCCATCAGGATTTTCGCGGGGACGGCAGACAAGATGAACAGATGAAGCAAGACGTGCTTGTCCTTGTGCAGCTACGCGAGTTTCCATCTCTGTGTCGATTGGCCATGAACCTGTTATGATCCATCCTGCGTCTACAACAGCCTTTAGAATTGCTTCCCAACTAGATGTTGTTTTGCTAGCAAAGACTATAGTGCCAATACCATCAGGATGAAGTATGCGGCTACCATCAGCAAAAGCTTTTGTTAGTTCCTTTTCATAAAACGCTATATCCTTAGTAGAGTTGCTTAATTCATGGGGACGATCAACAATAATCTCTGCATCTTTTGGAACCTGTGGTTCTGTAAAAATGTCACTATGGATTTTTTCCAGGCTTCTGCGTAACCAGACGTAGAAAAAGTCAGAAAGATAAGAGTATGGGACAGCATCATAATATGGAGGGTCAGTAATTAAAGCATGTGCTGCATCATCAGGAAGAGGATGTGTTGTAGCAGAAGACCACTCTACATTTGAACTAACCTCTCCGCCTCCTAAGATTGTCGATTCCATTCCGTCAGCAGAACGGTTATACATTGATTCCCAAGATCCAGAGGCATTATGAGTTAAAACAGCTTCTGCGAAGTCCCATGCCATAGGTATTGCTTGACGAGAAAAGAGGTGATCAATGGCTTGAGAGGTAGCTCGCCATGTACAAATAGAGTTATTTAGGTCTGTGGATTTACTAACAGCTAAAGCTAGACAAGTTTGGACTGCTATTGCAAATCCTCTTTCATTAACTTGGCTTAATTTCTCTCCAGCTTCCGAGACTAATCTTACCAAAGTTACTAGAGCTAGTGACTGCCTAGAAGTGAAATAATTACCCCAACGGTCAAAACCATAAATCATTGACCAAGTATGTCTAATGCCTCGTAAATCTAGAAGTTCATCTGGTACTAATGATATTGATTTGTTACTATTTTTGCGGTTGTTTAATTCATTAGATGCTTTACAGCAAGCTTCAAAATCTTGCTCAATTGGTAGCCGAAAAAATCTTCCTTGCCGTCCAGATTTAGTTGTCACTACTGCAAACAATCGTGCATCAGCAGCACCCCCTTGACGTTCCTTTAATTGTCGGCGCACAGATGCTACAGGAGTTGTATAACCACAACACGGACAAGTAGCAGAACCTTTTTTCACAGTGCCATCAAAATTAGGATTTTTTATCTCTACCTCTTGCTTATTAGAACATACCCATTTACCTTTTTGCTTCTCAATAATTTCAAAATCTACACGCTTATCTTCCGGGTTAGGAATTATATGCAACGCCACGGAACGATTACTTTTCTTCGCCAACCAAAGCGACCTAATCAATGGAACTTCCGCACCACAACCAGGCCCCTCACAAGTAATAGTCCTCGCCCAAAGATAAGCAATAGGTGTCGCATCATCCGCGTCTTTAGGATAAAATTCAGCTAACTCTTTCTCTGCTTCTTCCTTAACCCATTGTCCCCACTTTCGCACCTCATCCGCCAACTTTTGCCCATATTTCGGAATATATTCCAACACCACTTTATTTAACAAAACCGCCACAGGATTTAAGTCAGAAGCAAACGCATCCGCACCCACCCGCAACGCTTCTAAAGGTATCGCACCACCACCAGCAAAGGGGTCAACAACTAATGGTTTAGTTCCGGGTATTCCGCCTAATGCTTCATGGGCAGTTTGTGTTAAATTGCGAGTGGTTTCTAAATAATCTGCATCAGTCGAGTTGTCCCAGTTGGCAAAATCAGCAATAAAATCTAATAATGTCCTGCGAAGCTCATAAGGGTTATCTAAAAATTCGGGATTTTTATTAATAGTTGTTAAACGATTAAAAGAATCAGCACTAGCTTTTTTTTGATGATTCTTAGCCCAGTTTAACATTAGCATTTTGGCTGTGCTAACAAACGCCTCTGGACATAAAGGGTCAGCAGGGTCAGGCCATAATGCAGCACAAATTATTGCCCGACACGCCGCTAAAGGTCGCCTCGCCCACCAAATATGTAGGGTAGAAATATGTCCATGACGAATAGATTTTTCTCGGCGTGCATGGGCAGATATTCGCTTGATGGGTAAGTCAACTTCGATGAGGCGTTTGGGGTATTGTGTCGTTTGTGACATTGGTTGTGGTTGCGCTGGCGTGGTAGTTTGGGCTTTGTCTGTAATATTTTCTGTTGTCACCAAGTCCAAAACAGGACTTGAGTTATTAGTGTGCTTTTTTACAGAGGATATCCCATTTTCTTGATTTAGGGACTGAAACAAACCCTTAAGATTCGGCTTTCCTTCTCCATTTCCCCGTAGAGGACAAGCACCCTTATTCAGGAAATAACGATTACCTTCCGCTGACTGAGGCGGTTGGGCATAATCAACCACAAACAACGGTAAATTTAATTGTAGGGTAGTTTCTCCTGCTGCAAACGTACCTCCATCTAATCCAGATTCCACAATAATCATTGCGTCTGATAATCCGCAAATGGTGCGGTTACGCTGCATGGCGTTGCGGGCTATCCATTTTGTTCGTGGCGGAAATTCAGAAATAGCAAGGTAATTTTCATTACTTAAATACTCAGAAATTTCTCTTTTAACCCTAAAGTTAAAAATCCCTTCGACTAAAACAAAAGTCGTTACACCACCAGCATTTAAAGCCCCACGGTGCGCCGCCAAGTCTGTTCCACTGGCGTAGCCGCTAACAATATTAATACCTGATTCTGCGAGGATTCCAGCAGCATTACTTGCTATAGCCAATCCTTTTTCTGATGTTTTTCGAGAACCGCTAAAACCGACTGCTTTATCTTTAAGAATATCTAAATTACCTTTAGCAAATAAAACAGGAGGTGCAGTTTCTTTGAGAATTTGAATTAGATGATTGGGATATGTTTCTGTTTCTTTAACTAAAACGTGAATATCTCGTTTATGTAATTCTTCTGATAATTGTTCGGCTTGGTCGCTATTAGTTTTTAGTGCTTGAACTACTTCATTTTTGAGGCGATAATGATGCACTAACTCATTGACAGATGACGACAAAAAATCTTCTAAGCTACGCTCCTCCTTAGCAAGTACCTTTAATAAACGACTGAGAGTACTTGTACCAAGTCCCTGAGTGTGAATAAGTTGGAGGATGGCTGTTTCGTGACTCATTGGTAGTTTACGGAAGCATATCTTCTGATAAATCTTGCGCTGTTTTTGTAGCAACTAGCCCCAAAATATACTTATCACCAGTCTGTTTTAATACCCTACCGACTTCGTTAATCGAAAATCCTGTCTGGTAGATATCATCAACAAGGATGATAGTTTTACCTTTAAAGGTAGCCGCATCTGCTGCAAAGG
The Gloeotrichia echinulata CP02 DNA segment above includes these coding regions:
- a CDS encoding DUF924 family protein; translation: MSQAKPILEFWFGHPDKSGYGKPKAVWFSKKPEFDQELVSRFHQDYHKAAAGHLDDWLDLPETCLALILLLDQFPRNMFRGTPQAFATDWEALSAAHHAVAQGYDRELLPVQRWFIYLPFEHSENLEHQRRGIKLFQQLSHDPESAAAIASAFRHMEIIQRFGRFPHRNSILGRTSTADEKEFLKQPGSAF
- a CDS encoding Nif11-like leader peptide family natural product precursor, encoding MSLQQVNAFYDLLISEPEIYEQYYHKCCSRGFFGICHWDKTKIISFGATLGYSFTESELDELWFDSDEPSVADQALTLYASG
- a CDS encoding DUF499 domain-containing protein codes for the protein MAALKPWYKIDGLTPREDLREGKPLDASEFAVHLDKVRDETAPPDYKEPARFFDRTYLTKYLTDLAAQVVRRLSGEKTETSAVFNLATQFGGGKTHALTLLYHLAKQGAAANNWTGVQKILQKAGVSSIPEAAVAVFVGTEFDSIQGRGGDDGTPLRKTPWGEIAYQLGGAEALAVLAEHEAEFIEPKGDVIRKFLPKDKPCLILMDEIINYVSTYRRKGFNNYLYNFIQSLSETARSLDNVVLVVSIPASEMEYTTEDEADEQRFKKMLDRVGKAIIMSAESETSEIIRRRLFEWEPGAVTADGRIILPKDAINTCNEYADWVVEHRASLPSWFPLDNAREAFYATYPFHPTVLSVFERKWQALPRFQRTRGVLRLLALWVSNAYQQGYKVADRDFLVSLGTAPLDDPQFRAAVFEQLGETRLEGAVTTDICGKRDSHAVRLDAEAVDVIKKARLHRKVTTTIFFESNGGCTRTEATIPEIRLAVAEPSLDIGNVETVLETLSTDCYYLSIEKNKYRFSLSPNLNKILADRRANVQAARISNRVRAEIQKVFLPSQGIQLNYFPENSSAVPNRPVLTLAILAPEHSLQDSETVKFVELMTREYGTSDRTFKSAIIWAIADSDTQLRDETRKLLAWEDIRDEERERLDDYQKRQLDENLKKAERDLKECVWRSYKNIALLGKDNKIRTVDLGMVTSSMARNMVELIVNRLRQDGDVEDSVSPRFIVRNWSPAFTEWSTKAVRDAFFASPLFPRLLNGDGVKEAIARGVRDGILAYVGKTGDAKYEPFQYQCSISAADVEISDDVFIITQETAEAYKKAESESVADTPTPSSQTINEETTTNTPATTVSITASSTNVVKDKTTPYVIDTATKPTEIITPPPSARVLKWNGAITPQKWMNFYTRVLSKFAANKDLKLTLNVSISVEGDVSTQKIEETKVALQELGLNGDIETDIDSG
- a CDS encoding DUF3368 domain-containing protein; translation: MADSLRGFAISPAINTSPLIFLTKGGFLHLLQIVSPEIIVPQAVATEIQAYGQTDLTAMALAATSWLVVVATPPVPPIIQSWDLGPGESAVLTWAYVNTGTEVILDDLAARRCAVALGIPVRGTLGIVLTAKQRGAIPAARPVLEQLRLCGMYLSDRVMNQALALVGE
- a CDS encoding UPF0175 family protein, with amino-acid sequence MTKIDIDLPPEIFSARRLPPDDFVRDMRLAAAIYWYQKGEVSQEKAAQIAGLNRRDFLAALAREQVDVFTVDFDDLQQELNRG
- a CDS encoding transposase, translated to MKTTYQYQVYPDTNQKIELNEWLRISRYWYNRQLGERFSWWQNNHLQLKAFPFWKDTFPGLFERPSYYSQKLQLPEIKKDFIKVMHSGELLDFSRVDSTVLQDICKRVDKAFERFIVGDKKGKRSGKPRFKTAASFGTMTFASAKDDWIKLVRKNWLYLRLPKLGVVQVRMHRPLPSGFKLKQISVTKKVDGWYIQMCLEDTSVPDFNRLLRV
- a CDS encoding type II toxin-antitoxin system PemK/MazF family toxin; the encoded protein is MKRGEIYFANLSPSVGSEMDKRRPVLIVSNDANNNAATTVTILPLTSNVSRVYPFEVLLNPEDSGLSKPSKIQAQQIRTISKQRILGDAVGNLHTEFMELMVLAYLAC
- a CDS encoding CopG family transcriptional regulator; translation: MQTEKISISLPTSLMQFVENYKISKGCKSRSQVIELALDLLRNQELEQAYREASAQNDPNWEITIGDGLTDETW
- a CDS encoding DNA-processing protein DprA yields the protein MSHETAILQLIHTQGLGTSTLSRLLKVLAKEERSLEDFLSSSVNELVHHYRLKNEVVQALKTNSDQAEQLSEELHKRDIHVLVKETETYPNHLIQILKETAPPVLFAKGNLDILKDKAVGFSGSRKTSEKGLAIASNAAGILAESGINIVSGYASGTDLAAHRGALNAGGVTTFVLVEGIFNFRVKREISEYLSNENYLAISEFPPRTKWIARNAMQRNRTICGLSDAMIIVESGLDGGTFAAGETTLQLNLPLFVVDYAQPPQSAEGNRYFLNKGACPLRGNGEGKPNLKGLFQSLNQENGISSVKKHTNNSSPVLDLVTTENITDKAQTTTPAQPQPMSQTTQYPKRLIEVDLPIKRISAHARREKSIRHGHISTLHIWWARRPLAACRAIICAALWPDPADPLCPEAFVSTAKMLMLNWAKNHQKKASADSFNRLTTINKNPEFLDNPYELRRTLLDFIADFANWDNSTDADYLETTRNLTQTAHEALGGIPGTKPLVVDPFAGGGAIPLEALRVGADAFASDLNPVAVLLNKVVLEYIPKYGQKLADEVRKWGQWVKEEAEKELAEFYPKDADDATPIAYLWARTITCEGPGCGAEVPLIRSLWLAKKSNRSVALHIIPNPEDKRVDFEIIEKQKGKWVCSNKQEVEIKNPNFDGTVKKGSATCPCCGYTTPVASVRRQLKERQGGAADARLFAVVTTKSGRQGRFFRLPIEQDFEACCKASNELNNRKNSNKSISLVPDELLDLRGIRHTWSMIYGFDRWGNYFTSRQSLALVTLVRLVSEAGEKLSQVNERGFAIAVQTCLALAVSKSTDLNNSICTWRATSQAIDHLFSRQAIPMAWDFAEAVLTHNASGSWESMYNRSADGMESTILGGGEVSSNVEWSSATTHPLPDDAAHALITDPPYYDAVPYSYLSDFFYVWLRRSLEKIHSDIFTEPQVPKDAEIIVDRPHELSNSTKDIAFYEKELTKAFADGSRILHPDGIGTIVFASKTTSSWEAILKAVVDAGWIITGSWPIDTEMETRVAAQGQARLASSVHLVCRPRENPDGTLREEIGDWRDVLQELPQRIHEWMPRLAAEGVVGADAIFACLGPALEIFSRYSSVEKASGEQVTLKEYLEYVWAAVSKEALGMIFSGADATGFEEDARLTAMWFWTLSTGSTDNTNDSSETEADDEDDEETSSKSSKTSGYILEFDAARKIAQGLGAHLENLNRLVEVKGDKARLLPVSERTNYLFGKEEAQAPTKRKKKDVKQLSLFDIAGSNEDEDNDWGEKNVPQLGNTTLDRIHQSMILFAAGRSEALKRFLVEEGAGTDQRFWRLAQALSALYPNGTDEKRWVDGVLARKKGLGF